In Archangium violaceum, the following are encoded in one genomic region:
- a CDS encoding Rne/Rng family ribonuclease — MSSILVINAAGRETRVALVESGHIAEFYLERKKDKGIVGNIYKGRVVRVLPGMQAAFVDIGLEKAAFLYVSDVVYDPDFARAQFELTEGEHDEDAPDVPEESEAVAAEAAHEAGAEVEAEVHEHAAKGGGEMPDPVAAPPEVRAEQPAERAEEPERHAEPQPAPRVEEPASHTEAPQPPAEQPAPIAATATGSAEPVSVGAPPEPVSLSAVTTAPVESAPVSVAAQAAPETPSGLPTTDGSVALALPPEPALVTENEPGAVAAPAPAQAAPQQRSETAGERRAPRENREAAREAREARREQKDKDREREKDREKDKGRKQREEQQRKRDEEKSKPRKTAKIEELLKVGQEVVVQISKDPIGTKGARLTSHISIPGRHLVFMPTVDHVGISRRISNEKERKRLREIVDRLRPPGTGFIVRTVAENVPQEKLESDIRFLIEVWNQVVRRNEKRGGGGLLHPDLDLILRATRDLFAHDVEKLVVDDREEYERILGFVNAQDPALKDRVVLHESEEPIFDAYGIEHELQRATQRKVWLKSGGYLIIDQAEALTAIDVNSGRYVGKKSLEETITKINVEAAKEIVYQLRLRNIGGIIICDFIDMEKPQNRDKVFKSLQEALGRDKAKTNVLRISELGLVEMTRKRVRESIGRVLHEDCPYCDGKGFVKTATTVAYEIFGEIRREAPGYKDPTLVINCNAEVARLLQGEERQELRHLMDRYNKSIQVKAQQNYHREQYDIYGRSAQGGDHKVASSPGSGDGELSMQRRPESGGGERGFREGGGGRDRDRERGDRGGGNRDRDRDRGGGNRDRDRDRGGGNRDRDRDRGGGNRDRDRNRGEQQRRSEQREGRGGQQTQAQQSGGEQPAAASTPSTPSGNGNGNGSGSNT; from the coding sequence ATGAGCAGCATCCTCGTCATCAACGCGGCGGGCCGGGAGACCCGCGTGGCCCTCGTCGAGAGCGGTCACATCGCGGAGTTCTACCTCGAGCGTAAGAAGGACAAGGGAATCGTCGGTAACATCTACAAGGGCCGTGTCGTCCGGGTACTCCCGGGCATGCAGGCGGCCTTCGTGGACATCGGACTCGAGAAGGCGGCCTTCCTCTACGTCAGTGACGTCGTCTACGACCCGGACTTCGCGCGCGCCCAGTTCGAGCTGACCGAGGGCGAGCACGACGAGGACGCTCCGGACGTGCCGGAGGAGTCCGAGGCCGTGGCCGCCGAGGCCGCTCACGAGGCCGGCGCCGAAGTGGAAGCCGAGGTGCACGAGCATGCCGCCAAGGGTGGTGGCGAGATGCCCGACCCCGTGGCGGCCCCTCCCGAGGTACGCGCCGAGCAGCCCGCGGAGCGTGCCGAGGAGCCGGAGCGTCACGCCGAGCCGCAGCCCGCGCCCCGCGTCGAGGAGCCCGCGTCCCATACCGAGGCGCCGCAGCCCCCCGCCGAGCAGCCCGCCCCCATCGCCGCCACGGCGACCGGGTCGGCCGAGCCCGTGTCCGTCGGGGCCCCGCCCGAGCCGGTGAGCCTGTCCGCGGTCACGACGGCTCCGGTGGAGTCCGCGCCCGTGAGCGTGGCGGCCCAGGCGGCCCCCGAGACCCCCTCTGGTCTGCCCACCACCGACGGCTCGGTGGCCCTGGCGCTGCCGCCCGAGCCGGCCCTCGTCACCGAGAACGAGCCGGGTGCCGTGGCCGCCCCCGCTCCGGCGCAGGCCGCTCCGCAGCAGCGTTCCGAGACGGCCGGTGAGCGCCGCGCCCCTCGCGAGAACCGCGAGGCCGCCCGTGAGGCCCGCGAGGCCCGCCGCGAGCAGAAGGACAAGGACCGCGAGCGCGAGAAGGATCGGGAGAAGGACAAGGGCCGCAAGCAGCGCGAGGAGCAGCAGCGCAAGCGCGACGAGGAGAAGTCCAAGCCGCGCAAGACGGCGAAGATCGAGGAGTTGCTGAAGGTGGGCCAGGAGGTCGTGGTCCAGATCTCCAAGGATCCCATCGGCACCAAGGGCGCGCGCCTCACCTCGCACATCTCCATCCCGGGCCGCCACCTGGTGTTCATGCCCACGGTGGACCACGTGGGCATCAGCCGCCGCATCTCCAACGAGAAGGAGCGCAAGCGCCTGCGGGAGATCGTCGACCGGCTGCGCCCACCCGGGACGGGCTTCATCGTGCGCACGGTGGCGGAGAACGTGCCGCAGGAGAAGCTCGAGAGCGACATCCGCTTCCTCATCGAGGTGTGGAACCAGGTGGTGCGCCGCAACGAGAAGCGCGGCGGCGGCGGCCTGCTGCACCCGGACCTGGACCTCATCCTGCGCGCCACGCGCGACCTCTTCGCCCACGACGTGGAGAAGCTCGTCGTCGATGACCGCGAGGAGTACGAGCGCATCCTGGGCTTCGTGAACGCGCAGGACCCGGCGCTCAAGGACCGGGTGGTGCTGCACGAGTCGGAAGAGCCCATCTTCGACGCCTACGGGATCGAGCACGAGCTGCAGCGCGCCACGCAGCGCAAGGTGTGGCTCAAGAGCGGCGGCTACCTCATCATCGACCAGGCCGAGGCGCTCACCGCCATCGACGTCAACTCGGGCCGCTACGTCGGCAAGAAGAGCCTCGAGGAGACGATCACCAAGATCAACGTCGAGGCGGCCAAGGAGATCGTCTACCAGCTGCGGCTGCGCAACATCGGCGGCATCATCATCTGCGACTTCATCGACATGGAGAAGCCGCAGAACCGGGACAAGGTCTTCAAGTCGCTGCAGGAGGCGCTGGGCCGGGACAAGGCGAAGACGAACGTGCTGCGCATCTCCGAGCTGGGCCTGGTGGAGATGACGCGCAAGCGCGTGCGCGAGTCCATCGGCCGGGTGCTGCACGAGGACTGCCCGTACTGCGACGGCAAGGGCTTCGTGAAGACGGCGACCACGGTGGCCTACGAAATCTTCGGGGAGATCCGCCGCGAGGCGCCGGGCTACAAGGACCCCACGCTGGTCATCAACTGCAACGCCGAGGTGGCGCGGCTGCTCCAGGGCGAGGAGCGGCAGGAGCTGCGGCACCTGATGGACCGCTACAACAAGTCCATCCAGGTGAAGGCGCAGCAGAACTACCACCGCGAGCAGTACGACATCTACGGCCGCAGCGCGCAGGGAGGGGACCACAAGGTGGCCTCGTCACCGGGCTCGGGAGATGGCGAGCTGTCGATGCAGCGCCGGCCCGAGAGTGGCGGTGGCGAGCGTGGCTTCCGCGAGGGCGGTGGTGGCCGCGACCGTGACCGTGAGCGTGGCGACCGGGGTGGCGGCAACCGCGACCGTGACCGCGACCGGGGTGGCGGCAACCGCGACCGTGACCGCGACCGGGGTGGCGGCAACCGCGACCGTGACCGCGACCGGGGTGGCGGCAACCGCGACCGTGACCGCAACCGGGGCGAGCAGCAGCGTCGGTCCGAGCAGCGGGAGGGACGCGGGGGGCAGCAGACCCAGGCCCAGCAGTCCGGCGGAGAGCAGCCGGCCGCGGCCAGCACGCCCTCGACGCCGTCCGGAAACGGGAACGGCAACGGGTCGGGCAGTAACACCTGA
- a CDS encoding DUF3052 family protein, which translates to MNPYAMASLPAMLGIKAGSKVSVINPPRGFVQRLNPLPDGVEFLITAQTGLDVILFFTQDAHELVQRLPALSRAMALTGGIWVCWPSGEGIKTSLSEDFIRQAALDIGMVDNKLCLIDSTWTGLRLVRRPRGRLDKPENRKRMPTAQA; encoded by the coding sequence ATGAACCCCTACGCGATGGCTTCTCTGCCAGCCATGCTCGGCATCAAGGCGGGCAGCAAGGTCTCGGTCATCAATCCGCCCCGGGGCTTCGTCCAGCGGCTCAACCCCCTTCCCGATGGCGTGGAGTTCCTCATCACCGCCCAGACGGGCCTGGACGTCATCCTCTTCTTCACCCAGGACGCGCACGAGCTCGTCCAGCGCCTGCCCGCCCTGTCGCGCGCCATGGCCCTCACCGGCGGCATCTGGGTGTGCTGGCCCAGCGGCGAGGGCATCAAGACGTCCCTCTCCGAGGACTTCATCCGACAGGCCGCGCTCGACATCGGCATGGTGGACAACAAGCTGTGCCTCATCGACAGCACCTGGACTGGCCTGCGCCTGGTCCGCCGCCCTCGGGGCCGGCTGGACAAGCCGGAGAACCGCAAGCGGATGCCGACCGCCCAGGCCTGA
- a CDS encoding acylphosphatase yields the protein MDRRRASLRIRGKVQGVFYRESARTEAVRLGLTGWVRNLSDGSVEAVVEGAPEALEAFVTWCHRGPPQARVTDVERADSEARGEFSTFTVERSS from the coding sequence ATGGACAGGCGGCGAGCAAGCCTCCGCATTCGAGGAAAGGTGCAAGGGGTGTTCTACAGGGAGAGCGCCCGCACCGAGGCCGTGCGTCTCGGGCTGACGGGTTGGGTGCGCAACCTCTCGGACGGGTCGGTCGAGGCAGTGGTCGAGGGAGCGCCCGAGGCCCTCGAGGCATTCGTCACCTGGTGTCATCGGGGTCCGCCCCAGGCCCGGGTGACGGACGTGGAGCGCGCCGATTCGGAGGCGCGCGGGGAGTTCAGCACCTTCACCGTGGAGCGCAGCTCATGA
- the ligA gene encoding NAD-dependent DNA ligase LigA, giving the protein MNSSKTADATRAEQLRRELAHHNHRYYVLDSPEVSDAEYDRLIRELQELEARHPDLITPDSPTQRVGGAPAEKFEKVVHRAPMLSLANVFNHEELSDFDERIRRQTGLAQVAYVCEPKLDGLAVTLHYEHGRFVRGATRGDGTEGEDVSANLRTIRSLPMELLPQDGVKVPGGLEVRGEVFISKKDFKKLNDSREQEGEPLFANPRNAAAGSLRQLDPRITATRPLSLYLYECVPGEGVPAFRSHTEKLEYLKSLGLPVNRYVRVESVEGVREQYGKSVEGRHALPFEVDGMVVKVDEEDLRQRLGQISKSPRWAVAYKFPPEEEATLVEDIQVYVGRTGALTPVAHLKPVKVGGVTVSRATLHNEDELRRKDVRKGDTVFIRRAGDVIPEIVKVVESKRPEGAQPFEFPRECPVCHAAAVRDDEGTIIRCTGATCPAQMVEKVRHFASRTAMDIDGLGEKLAGQLVEKGLVKTFADLYHLTKGRLLELERMGEKSADNLLANIERSKQTTQPRFLYALGIRHVGEATAKTLAESFPNVRELYDASLEDITRVKDVGPTMAQVLHAFFREPQNRDAINALLEAGVTPAAPRVVKTGTFAGKTVVLTGGLNGMSREQAKEEIERRGGKVSGSVSRKTDIVVAGEEAGSKLKKAQELGLRILDEQAFLQLLQTDARG; this is encoded by the coding sequence GTGAACTCCTCGAAGACCGCCGACGCCACCCGAGCCGAGCAGCTCCGCCGCGAGCTCGCCCACCACAACCACCGCTACTACGTGCTCGATTCTCCGGAGGTCAGCGACGCGGAATATGACCGGCTGATACGGGAGCTGCAGGAGTTGGAGGCCCGCCACCCCGACCTCATCACCCCGGACTCGCCGACCCAACGGGTGGGGGGTGCCCCGGCCGAGAAGTTCGAGAAGGTGGTCCACCGCGCTCCGATGCTCTCGTTGGCCAACGTCTTCAACCACGAAGAGCTTTCCGATTTCGACGAGCGGATCCGCCGCCAGACGGGGCTGGCGCAGGTCGCCTACGTGTGCGAGCCCAAGCTCGACGGCCTGGCCGTCACCCTGCACTACGAGCACGGGCGCTTCGTCCGGGGCGCCACCCGCGGCGACGGCACCGAGGGCGAGGACGTCAGCGCCAACCTGCGCACCATCCGCAGCCTTCCCATGGAGCTGCTGCCCCAGGACGGGGTGAAGGTGCCCGGGGGCCTCGAGGTGCGCGGCGAGGTCTTCATCTCCAAGAAGGACTTCAAGAAGCTCAACGACTCGCGGGAGCAGGAGGGCGAGCCGCTCTTCGCCAACCCCCGCAACGCCGCCGCCGGCAGCCTGCGGCAGTTGGATCCGCGCATCACCGCCACGCGCCCGCTCTCCCTCTACCTGTACGAGTGCGTGCCCGGCGAGGGCGTGCCCGCCTTCCGCTCGCACACGGAGAAGCTCGAGTACCTCAAGTCGCTCGGGCTGCCGGTGAACCGGTACGTGCGCGTGGAGAGCGTGGAGGGGGTGCGCGAGCAGTACGGCAAGTCCGTCGAGGGCCGCCATGCCCTGCCCTTCGAGGTGGACGGCATGGTGGTGAAGGTGGACGAGGAGGACCTGCGCCAGCGCCTGGGGCAGATCTCCAAGAGCCCCCGCTGGGCCGTGGCCTACAAGTTCCCCCCCGAGGAGGAGGCCACGCTCGTCGAGGACATCCAGGTGTACGTGGGCCGCACGGGCGCGCTCACGCCGGTGGCGCACCTCAAGCCGGTGAAGGTGGGAGGCGTCACCGTCAGCCGCGCCACCCTGCACAACGAGGACGAGCTGCGCCGCAAGGACGTGCGCAAGGGCGACACCGTCTTCATCCGCCGCGCCGGTGACGTCATCCCCGAGATTGTGAAGGTGGTGGAGTCCAAGCGGCCCGAGGGCGCCCAGCCCTTCGAGTTCCCCCGCGAGTGCCCCGTCTGCCACGCGGCGGCCGTACGGGACGATGAGGGCACCATCATCCGCTGCACCGGCGCCACCTGCCCCGCGCAGATGGTGGAGAAGGTGCGCCACTTCGCCTCGCGCACCGCCATGGACATCGACGGCCTGGGCGAGAAGCTCGCCGGACAGCTCGTGGAGAAGGGGCTGGTGAAGACGTTCGCGGACCTCTACCACCTCACCAAGGGCCGGCTCCTGGAGCTGGAGCGCATGGGCGAGAAGAGCGCCGACAACCTGCTGGCCAACATCGAGCGCTCCAAGCAGACCACCCAGCCCCGCTTCCTCTACGCGCTCGGCATCCGCCACGTGGGCGAGGCCACCGCCAAGACGCTCGCCGAGTCCTTCCCCAACGTGAGGGAGCTCTACGACGCCAGCCTGGAGGACATCACCCGCGTCAAGGACGTGGGCCCCACCATGGCCCAGGTCCTCCACGCCTTCTTCCGCGAGCCGCAGAACCGCGACGCCATCAACGCCCTGCTCGAGGCCGGAGTCACCCCCGCCGCGCCCCGCGTCGTCAAGACGGGCACCTTCGCCGGCAAGACGGTGGTGCTCACCGGCGGCCTCAACGGCATGAGCCGCGAGCAGGCCAAGGAGGAAATCGAGCGCCGGGGCGGTAAGGTGTCTGGAAGTGTCTCGCGCAAGACTGACATTGTGGTGGCGGGTGAGGAAGCTGGCAGCAAGCTGAAGAAGGCCCAGGAACTCGGGCTAAGAATCCTGGACGAGCAGGCGTTCCTGCAGCTGCTTCAGACGGACGCCAGAGGGTAG
- the rho gene encoding transcription termination factor Rho, translated as MAKARSPKEKVLDTAVIEAEEEKPKRRTTRAKAADRDDTEKPSRRRTAARREEDTEPEAPSESVSETPRPVLTPIPSHPVRDEEYQEVRAHATHEEPAAQPAAPEPAEAPVVTEVTRDGAPMQVIKLNDLKRMKITDLAKMAHDFNIEGYQGLKKQDLIFALLSGIADKKFEVHAEGVMELLSDGFGFLRSSDSDYQPSPDDIYVSPSQVRRFNLRPGDTVTGPIRQPREGERFFALQKVDKVNFADPLSEAARERILFDNLTPLYPTRKLKLEHEGSEMTTRIIDLFCPIGLGQRCLIVAPPKAGKTVLLQNIAHAISKNHPDVYLIVLLVDERPEEVTDMERNVRGEVVSSTFDEPATRHVQVAEMVIDKAKRLVEQKYDVCILLDSITRLARAYNTVVPASGKILSGGVDANALHKPKRFFGAARNIEEGGSLTIIGTALIDTGSRMDEVIFEEFKGTGNSEIVLDRKLMEKRIFPTLDINKSGTRKEELLLSPSDLIRTTALRQVLHPFTPIDAMEFVLKHMRPTASNAEFLGSMNR; from the coding sequence ATGGCCAAAGCCCGTTCCCCCAAAGAGAAGGTCCTGGACACCGCAGTCATCGAGGCCGAAGAAGAGAAGCCCAAGCGTCGCACGACGCGGGCCAAGGCCGCGGACCGGGACGACACCGAAAAGCCCTCGCGCCGCCGGACGGCCGCCCGTCGAGAGGAGGACACCGAGCCCGAGGCTCCCTCGGAGTCCGTCTCCGAGACGCCGCGCCCGGTGCTGACGCCGATTCCCTCCCACCCTGTGAGAGACGAGGAGTACCAGGAGGTCCGCGCCCACGCGACGCACGAGGAGCCCGCCGCGCAGCCGGCGGCCCCCGAGCCGGCCGAGGCGCCCGTGGTCACCGAGGTGACGCGCGACGGCGCTCCCATGCAGGTCATCAAGCTCAATGACCTGAAGCGGATGAAGATCACCGACCTGGCGAAGATGGCCCACGACTTCAACATCGAGGGTTATCAGGGTCTCAAAAAGCAGGATCTCATCTTCGCGCTGCTGTCGGGCATCGCGGACAAGAAGTTCGAGGTGCACGCGGAAGGCGTGATGGAGCTGCTGAGCGACGGCTTCGGCTTCCTGCGCAGCTCGGACAGCGACTACCAGCCGAGCCCGGACGACATCTACGTGTCGCCGTCGCAGGTGCGCCGCTTCAACCTGCGGCCGGGCGACACGGTGACGGGGCCCATCCGCCAGCCGCGCGAGGGCGAGCGCTTCTTCGCGCTGCAGAAGGTGGACAAGGTCAACTTCGCCGACCCGCTGTCCGAGGCGGCGCGCGAGCGCATCCTCTTCGACAACCTCACGCCGCTCTACCCCACGCGCAAGCTGAAGCTGGAGCACGAGGGGTCGGAGATGACGACGCGCATCATCGACCTGTTCTGCCCCATCGGCCTGGGCCAGCGCTGCCTCATCGTGGCGCCGCCGAAGGCCGGTAAGACGGTGCTGCTGCAGAACATCGCGCACGCCATCTCGAAGAACCACCCGGACGTCTACCTCATCGTGCTGCTCGTGGACGAGCGCCCCGAGGAAGTGACGGACATGGAGCGCAACGTGCGCGGCGAGGTGGTGAGCTCCACCTTCGACGAGCCCGCCACGCGCCACGTGCAGGTGGCGGAGATGGTCATCGACAAGGCCAAGCGCCTGGTCGAGCAGAAGTACGACGTGTGCATCCTCCTGGACTCCATCACCCGTCTGGCGCGCGCCTACAACACGGTGGTGCCGGCCTCGGGCAAGATTCTCTCCGGTGGTGTGGACGCCAACGCGCTGCACAAGCCCAAGCGCTTCTTCGGCGCCGCGCGCAACATCGAGGAGGGCGGCAGCCTCACCATCATCGGCACCGCGCTCATCGACACCGGCAGCCGCATGGACGAGGTCATCTTCGAGGAGTTCAAGGGCACCGGTAACTCGGAGATCGTCCTGGACCGCAAGCTGATGGAGAAGCGCATCTTCCCGACGCTGGACATCAACAAGTCCGGTACGCGTAAGGAGGAGCTGCTGCTGAGCCCGTCGGACCTCATCCGCACCACGGCGCTTCGTCAGGTACTGCACCCGTTCACGCCGATCGACGCGATGGAATTCGTGCTCAAGCATATGCGTCCGACCGCTTCGAACGCCGAATTCCTCGGCTCGATGAACCGGTAA
- a CDS encoding AI-2E family transporter, with product MLQPHELNVPAERRKRLYILAGLWLTVALILALFHSVLLPFASAALIAYLVHPLVTRITQVKVRGHYIPRWVGILLIYALFFLALYLFFIAMVPQLYRELARISRDGVAFINSLTPERVHVLADRAEDWLRANGIPVAIATPEDIRTGVPSTGFSLNLEQVIQDVAASLTALTREHLGDIVTVSRNIITSVVAGVFMMFFILMVAAFFSIDAQAIVRYFLSLVPAEYGTDAKLLLERIDRSLSGVVRGQVTICLVNGVLTFVGLLLFGVKFAFLLATVATVFSLIPIFGTILSSVPIVLIALADGFQKGFAILLWIIGIHALEAYFLNPKIMGSAARIHPVIVAFSLIAGEKMFGLVGALFAVPVASLVVACFDYARLKAQPTLAEVQLEKVETSK from the coding sequence ATGCTGCAGCCTCACGAGCTCAACGTTCCAGCGGAACGCCGCAAGCGCCTCTACATCCTCGCGGGGCTGTGGCTGACCGTCGCCCTCATCCTGGCGCTCTTCCACTCGGTGCTGCTGCCCTTCGCGAGCGCCGCCCTCATCGCGTACCTGGTGCACCCGCTGGTGACACGCATCACCCAGGTGAAGGTACGTGGGCACTACATCCCGCGCTGGGTGGGCATCCTGCTCATCTACGCGCTCTTCTTCCTGGCGTTGTACCTCTTCTTCATCGCCATGGTGCCGCAGCTCTACCGCGAGCTGGCCCGCATCAGCCGGGATGGAGTGGCCTTCATCAACTCGCTCACCCCCGAGCGCGTCCACGTGCTCGCCGACCGCGCCGAGGACTGGCTGCGCGCCAATGGGATTCCCGTGGCCATCGCCACGCCCGAGGACATCCGCACCGGCGTGCCCTCCACCGGCTTCTCACTGAACCTGGAGCAGGTCATCCAGGACGTGGCCGCGAGCCTGACGGCCCTGACGCGCGAGCACCTGGGCGACATCGTCACCGTGTCGCGCAACATCATCACGTCGGTGGTGGCCGGCGTGTTCATGATGTTCTTCATCCTGATGGTGGCGGCGTTCTTCTCCATCGATGCGCAGGCCATCGTCCGCTACTTCCTCAGCCTCGTGCCGGCCGAGTACGGCACCGACGCGAAGCTGCTGCTGGAGCGCATCGATCGCTCGCTGTCCGGTGTGGTGCGCGGACAGGTGACCATCTGCCTGGTCAATGGCGTGCTCACCTTCGTGGGGCTGCTGCTGTTCGGCGTGAAGTTCGCCTTCCTGCTGGCCACGGTGGCCACGGTCTTCAGCCTCATCCCCATCTTCGGGACGATCCTCAGCTCGGTGCCCATCGTGCTCATCGCGCTGGCGGACGGCTTCCAGAAGGGGTTCGCCATCCTGCTGTGGATCATCGGGATTCACGCGCTGGAGGCGTACTTCCTCAACCCGAAGATCATGGGCTCGGCGGCGCGCATCCACCCGGTCATCGTGGCCTTCAGCCTGATCGCCGGGGAGAAGATGTTCGGACTGGTGGGCGCGCTCTTCGCGGTGCCCGTGGCCTCCCTGGTGGTGGCCTGCTTCGATTACGCCCGCCTCAAGGCCCAGCCCACCCTGGCCGAGGTGCAGCTCGAGAAGGTCGAGACGTCCAAGTAG